The Janthinobacterium tructae genome contains the following window.
GTTCGGCGAGGTTGCCTTGGCCAGCCCGCAGGCGTATTACCTCGTGCATGCTGCGCGGACACTGCCGGCGAGAGTCCACGCGTTGCTGGACTGGCTGGTGGGGCAGGCTATTTGATACACTGCGCCCCTTGTTCAAGAACGCGCACGAAGGAAGCACCATGCACGCAACATCCCCACTGACCTTCACCGCGCCGCAGGAATTGCGCACGTATGCGCTCGCCTGCCTGCTCGAACCGGACCCGGCCACCAAGGTGGCGATGGTGGCGGCCATGGCCGAGGCGCAACTTTCGCTCGATGCGCAATCGCCGCTGGCGCCCACCGGCCCCGTGCCGGGCCGGCCCGAGCGTCCGGAACTGGTGCCGCCGCGCCTGGTGGGGCGGCGCTCGATGATCACGCCGGAAGGGCGCGCCATGCTGGTCCATGCGCTCGCGCATATCGAGTTCAACGCGATGAACCTGGCGCTCGATGCCCTGTGGCGCTTCCCGGACCTGCCCTTTGACTACTACACGGACTGGCTGCGCGTGGCCAAGGAGGAAGCGACGCACTTTGGCATGTTGCAGGCGCACCTGCAAGTGCTGGGCCATACGTATGGCGACTTTCCCGGCCACGACAGCCTGTGGGAAATGGTCGACAAGACGCGCGGCGACGTGCTGGCGCGCATGGCGCTGGTGCCGCGCACCCTGGAAGCGCGGGGCCTCGATGCGATTCCACCGCTGCGCGCCAAGCTGGCCCAGGCGGGAGACCTGGCCGCTGCCGCCATCCTCGACATCATCCTGCGCGACGAAGTGGGGCACGTCGAGATCGGCAACCGCTGGTACGGCTACCTGTGCGACCAAAGGGGCCTGGAGTTGCGCGCCACATATGCCGAACTGGCGCTGCGCTACGAAGCGCCCACCCTGCGCGGCCCGTTCAACCTGGAAGCGCGGCGCCGGGCCGGGTTTTCGGAGCTGGAACTGGCCGATTTGCCATCCTGATTCCGCGCATCGTGAAAGGGCCGCAGCCATTCGCGCAGGCGGCTGTGATAATCGTTGACGTTCTGTACAAGGGTAGCGCCCCGCATGCGGATGCCGGCGCGCAAGTTGACGGTGCGCCCGCACGGCACGCAGCGGTAACGCTGCGGTCCGTGCGCATGGCCGTGCCGGTGAGCATGACTGCTGTGGCAATTGGGACACGCCAAATGCGGCTGTGCCACACTTTCAAGCGATGCGACGGTGGCGTCGTGTGGCGCGTTGCCACGCAGCAGGGCCATTCCTGCCTGCCGCTGGCGGCGTAACTGGGCTAACTGCGCGATAAAATGGCTCCATTTGGCGTGCTGCATGGAAGGATCCTGTTTGTCTGCTATGTACAATCAGACAGCCAAGGCAGAGCAAGATTCCTGGAAATCCCCTACTTAACGGTGACAGAGCCTTTATTTTTAGAAAAATAGATAAAAAGATGGATTAATAGGTTTCCCTTCCTTACTCTGGTGGTTTTCCAGATTGTAGGGACTGAGATGAAGTTGAATGATACAGGGCGGGACGGCCAATCAAACTATCTGTTGACATTGGAAGAAATCGTGTCTTGGCAAATTAACGATACATTGCCTCGGCGCGAAAATGGAAACAATGTGCCTATATACGCTGAATTGCCCGCATTGCAACGCGGAGCCGTCTGGAAGGCTGCCAAAGTGGAAGCATTCTGGGACTCGCTGATCCGTGGTTTTCCGATAGGATCGCTTTTGCTGTCTCCGTATGATGAGCGGCTCGGGCATGCCGAGTATAAATTGGGAAACAATACCGCGCAAATTAATCAGGGGAGCCGTTTTCATTTACTCGATGGTCAACAGCGCGCCACTGCTGTGGCGCTCGGCTTTCTGGATGTGTGGGCAAATCCGCAATATAGCGAAGGGCCGGCCTTATGGCTCGATCTGGGGAATAACAGCCCCGGCGGTGATCGTGCCTTCCTTTTTCGCTTGCTGACTCGTTCCCACCCCTGGGGCTACAGCGCACGGGATCCGGAAACGCGTCTGAAACACGCGCAAATTCGTTCAGCATTGGCATGTTTTCGCAAGGTGGCCCAGGACCCGGCTGCCCGAGGAGCAACCTTGCCGCTGCAATTGGCGTGGCCTTGGGACGCAGTGTGTCCCATGCCTGTTTCAATTTTATTGAAAGCTGCCGTGCACGCGGACTGGCATGCGGAATTGCTGCGATTATTATCGGCATTGCCCATGTGGCATGACGGTGCCATGGTAAATGACGGCAGTAGTCTAGTTGATCAATGGAAAAAAGCGTTGGAGGGTGAATTCCGCCCCCGCCTGGAATGGATCATTGATGCATTGAGCGCAGAATTGCGGATGAGAACGATCCCCGCCATTATTATGCGCGAGCGTGCATTGCCAATGGAAATGCAGGAAATTAATTCCCAGGAGCGCAGCGAACCATCCGTCGATGCGGTTGAAACTTTATTCGTGCGTATTAATACGGCCGGCGTTCCGCTCAGTACCGAGGACTTGATCTATTCTTCACTCAAGGCTGTGTGGCCCGGTGCGACACTGGCATTGGAAAGCCTGTTAGGCAAGCAACGTATCGTGGCGCCTGAACATATGGTGACCTTCCTGTATCGTTTGCACCTGGCATTTTCTGAAGACCGGAATAACGATAAAGCGCCGTCGATGCCCGATGTTGCCTCTTTTCGTTCCGCCTTGAAAGATCCGGCCAAGCTGGATGCTTTTCAAGACTTTGTTGTGGAGCGGGCACGCCTTGGCACTATCACGCAGTTGTTCGACCTGGTGCGCTTGACCGGCCCGGATGACAAGTCGGCGTGGAAATTGCCGCCTACGCTGGCGGCCAGTATTTTTTCGGGTGGAAAGGGTTTGGAGCTGCTATTTATCAGTGCCGCCTGGATTCTGCGCCTGGAAAAAGCTGGTATCCGCATTGCCCAGCTATCGACAAAGCAGCAGCGACGCTCCCTTGGGTTTCTGATGGCGATGGCAGAATTTGCCGAGTCGCCCGAACAGTGCGTGGCGCGTCTATGGGAAGCACTGCACTCGATTGCAGATGATAAGTTGTTGCCCGATTTTTTCAATGCCAAGCGCTATCAGCTTTTGTTACCGATACATAATGGCGGGCTGGTGATGTTGCCCCTGGTGCCGCCCGCTGTGCTGGCAGAGGTGATTCGTTGTCGCGTCACCGCGGGGCAGAAAGGCTTTCCGGGGCCAAACCATGCCGATTTCTGGCGATCCGAATCGCTGTGGACGCATTATTATTCGCGACTGGTGCCTGACAATTTTAGCCAGCTTGAATCCGGCTTGCGCGTATGGCTGCAAGAGCAGAAGCTGGACGGAACAGACACCCATGCCACGGACGCCGCGACGCTCACGGGGCGCCGCCACCTTGCCTGGCAGAGGTTCTTTGACAGGCTGTGGGACAAGCGCGCCCTCGTCGACTATGCGCAGCGTGGCTGGCTCATGCGATGGTTTCCCGATTACGATCCAACGCTGCCAGGGCAGATGGAAGACGTGAATCGGCCGTGGGACTACGATCATATCCATCCGCAAGCCTTGCGTTGCAATGAGGCGCCGGGCGCGATCCGCGACTGGCATCGCTCGCTGGGGAATTTGCGTGCCTGGCCGCTGGAGCTCAATCGCGCG
Protein-coding sequences here:
- a CDS encoding ferritin-like domain-containing protein; the protein is MHATSPLTFTAPQELRTYALACLLEPDPATKVAMVAAMAEAQLSLDAQSPLAPTGPVPGRPERPELVPPRLVGRRSMITPEGRAMLVHALAHIEFNAMNLALDALWRFPDLPFDYYTDWLRVAKEEATHFGMLQAHLQVLGHTYGDFPGHDSLWEMVDKTRGDVLARMALVPRTLEARGLDAIPPLRAKLAQAGDLAAAAILDIILRDEVGHVEIGNRWYGYLCDQRGLELRATYAELALRYEAPTLRGPFNLEARRRAGFSELELADLPS
- a CDS encoding DUF262 domain-containing protein, translating into MKLNDTGRDGQSNYLLTLEEIVSWQINDTLPRRENGNNVPIYAELPALQRGAVWKAAKVEAFWDSLIRGFPIGSLLLSPYDERLGHAEYKLGNNTAQINQGSRFHLLDGQQRATAVALGFLDVWANPQYSEGPALWLDLGNNSPGGDRAFLFRLLTRSHPWGYSARDPETRLKHAQIRSALACFRKVAQDPAARGATLPLQLAWPWDAVCPMPVSILLKAAVHADWHAELLRLLSALPMWHDGAMVNDGSSLVDQWKKALEGEFRPRLEWIIDALSAELRMRTIPAIIMRERALPMEMQEINSQERSEPSVDAVETLFVRINTAGVPLSTEDLIYSSLKAVWPGATLALESLLGKQRIVAPEHMVTFLYRLHLAFSEDRNNDKAPSMPDVASFRSALKDPAKLDAFQDFVVERARLGTITQLFDLVRLTGPDDKSAWKLPPTLAASIFSGGKGLELLFISAAWILRLEKAGIRIAQLSTKQQRRSLGFLMAMAEFAESPEQCVARLWEALHSIADDKLLPDFFNAKRYQLLLPIHNGGLVMLPLVPPAVLAEVIRCRVTAGQKGFPGPNHADFWRSESLWTHYYSRLVPDNFSQLESGLRVWLQEQKLDGTDTHATDAATLTGRRHLAWQRFFDRLWDKRALVDYAQRGWLMRWFPDYDPTLPGQMEDVNRPWDYDHIHPQALRCNEAPGAIRDWHRSLGNLRAWPLELNRADQKDAPADKLDAAPDQDDRNFGMNAGTDVRKASFIEEDHEWPFWRDSVPAGSQFDPRYLAKYPDFEHAGRALILATTSRFCSIYAHWFDQLALGELQRE